From Levilactobacillus zymae, a single genomic window includes:
- a CDS encoding ABC transporter ATP-binding protein, with protein MTNALEITQLTYRKNTKTILTDVNLQIAPGKIVGLLGENGAGKTTLMRLIAGVAKNAKGTIAVHGETREAPRRAFVSFSEALQGFRPADKLSQIRDFYALAYPDFSAKKYLDLITFLQIDDDQKLSTLSKGTREKFIIALTLSREAAVYLLDEPFNGIDSMSRKRIISSIIQWKQDSATMVISDHYVSEIAALLDEVVVIKDHTVCAHKSSDQIRSEFGLGIEAFYESIYEGDIHDDEL; from the coding sequence ATGACTAACGCACTTGAGATTACTCAGTTAACTTATCGAAAAAATACCAAGACGATTTTAACGGACGTGAACCTGCAGATTGCGCCGGGTAAGATTGTGGGTCTCCTGGGGGAAAATGGGGCCGGGAAAACGACCCTGATGCGCTTGATTGCCGGGGTTGCCAAGAACGCCAAGGGCACGATCGCCGTGCACGGCGAGACGCGCGAGGCGCCGCGGCGGGCCTTTGTCAGCTTCAGTGAGGCGCTGCAGGGGTTCCGCCCGGCTGATAAGCTGAGCCAGATTCGGGACTTTTACGCTTTGGCCTACCCAGACTTTTCGGCGAAGAAGTATCTGGACCTCATCACGTTCTTACAGATTGACGACGACCAGAAGTTGTCGACCCTATCCAAGGGGACCCGGGAGAAGTTTATCATTGCGCTGACCCTCTCGCGTGAGGCGGCCGTTTATCTGCTGGATGAACCGTTTAACGGGATCGACAGCATGAGTCGTAAGCGCATCATCAGTAGCATTATTCAGTGGAAGCAAGATTCGGCGACCATGGTGATTAGTGACCACTACGTGTCGGAGATTGCGGCGTTACTCGACGAGGTGGTCGTGATCAAGGACCACACGGTGTGCGCGCACAAGAGTAGTGACCAGATTCGTAGCGAGTTTGGCCTGGGCATCGAGGCCTTTTACGAAAGCATTTACGAGGGGGACATTCACGATGACGAGCTTTAG